A genome region from Perca fluviatilis chromosome 20, GENO_Pfluv_1.0, whole genome shotgun sequence includes the following:
- the ythdf2 gene encoding YTH domain-containing family protein 2: MSASSLLEQRPKGQANKVQNGAVTQKDTLNDDEFEPYLNTQARQSNAYTAMSDSYMPSYYSPSIGFSYSLNEAAWSTGGDPPMPYLASYGQLSNGEPHYLPDAMFGQPGPLGSNPFLGQHGFNFFPSGIDFSAWGNNSSQGQSGTPQSSGYSSSYAYAPSSLGGAMIDGQSPFAPAANEPLNKAPGMNSLDQGMAGLKIGGAAPGGNGDMAPKVVGSGLPGGGPLGPVSSVGPPSMPPVSIAPAKPASWADIASKPAKPQPKLKTKGGMAGANLPPPPIKHNMDIGTWDNKGNMPKAATPQQVPPIPSNGQPPNQASPQPGATAVGNPQMPLSNGQLVLPVSQMGQHQLPPSGQPGMGQMPQPPLSQGPPPSQQQPSQPTRWVPPRNRANGFGDGSGSGTGQSPPTSSGVGVVPGVSSEPHPVLEKLRMVNNYNPKDFDWNPKQGRVFIIKSYSEDDIHRSIKYNIWCSTEHGNKRLDAAYRSLGGKGPLYLLFSVNGSGHFCGVAEMRSPVDYNTSAGVWSQDKWKGRFDVRWIFVKDVPNSQLRHIRLENNENKPVTNSRDTQEVPLDKARQVLKIIAGYKHTTSIFDDFSHYEKRQEEEECVKKVEVQGSEPYPSNPSNRSHYRLQERQGRVK; this comes from the exons ATGTCAGCCAGCAGCCTTCTTGAACAG AGACCGAAAGGCCAAGCTAATAAAG tGCAAAACGGAGCTGTGACCCAAAAGGATACCTTGAATGACGATGAGTTTGAGCCTTACCTGAATACTCAGGCCAGACAG aGCAATGCCTATACGGCCATGTCGGACTCGTACATGcccagctactacagcccctcCATAGGATTTTCCTACTCCTTAAATGAGGCAGCATGGTCCACAGGTGGGGACCCTCCTATGCCTTACCTGGCCTCCTATGGACAGTTGAGCAATGGGGAGCCCCACTACCTCCCGGACGCTATGTTTGGCCAGCCAGGCCCCCTGGGGAGCAATCCTTTCCTTGGCCAGCACGGTTTCAACTTCTTCCCCAGTGGCATCGACTTCTCGGCATGGGGCAATAACAGCTCTCAGGGACAGTCGGGGACACCGCAAAGCTCTGGCTACAGCAGCAGCTATGCCTATGCTCCCAGCTCACTTGGGGGTGCCATGATCGATGGACAGTCCCCGTTTGCACCTGCTGCCAATGAGCCCCTGAACAAGGCACCTGGTATGAACAGCCTTGACCAGGGCATGGCAGGGCTCAAGATCGGTGGTGCCGCTCCTGGTGGTAATGGGGACATGGCTCCTAAGGTGGTTGGCTCTGGTTTACCTGGTGGGGGTCCCCTTGGCCCTGTATCATCTGTAGGACCTCCCAGCATGCCTCCTGTCTCAATTGCCCCTGCCAAGCCTGCCTCCTGGGCCGATATTGCCAGCAAGCCAGCCAAGCCTCAACCTAAGCTGAAAACCAAGGGTGGCATGGCCGGTGCCAATTTGCCTCCTCCGCCCATTAAACACAACATGGACATCGGCACTTGGGACAACAAGGGCAACATGCCTAAAGCTGCCACCCCACAGCAGGTGCCCCCTATTCCCAGCAACGGGCAGCCGCCCAATCAGGCTTCCCCACAGCCAGGAGCTACTGCTGTAGGGAACCCACAAATGCCCCTCAGCAATGGACAGCTGGTACTCCCGGTTTCCCAGATGGGGCAGCATCAGCTTCCACCCAGTGGGCAACCAGGTATGGGTCAGATGCCCCAGCCTCCTCTTTCCCAGGGTCCTCCTCCCAGCCAACAGCAACCATCTCAACCTACTCGTTGGGTCCCTCCACGGAACCGGGCCAATGGATTTGGGGATGGCAGTGGGAGTGGTACAGGCCAGTCACCTCCCACTTCGTCTGGTGTGGGTGTGGTTCCGGGAGTCTCCTCTGAGCCTCACCCAGTCTTAGAGAAGTTGCGCATGGTCAACAATTATAACCCCAAGGACTTTGACTGGAATCCCAAGCAGGGTAGAGTGTTTATCATCAAGAGCTACTCCGAGGATGACATCCACCGCTCCATCAAGTATAACATCTGGTGCAGCACGGAGCATGGCAACAAAAGGCTTGATGCAGCTTACCGTTCATTGGGTGGTAAAGGGCCGCTTTATCTTCTGTTCAGTGTCAATGGGAGTGGTCACTTCTGTGGCGTAGCAGAGATGCGCTCACCCGTGGACTATAACACGTCTGCTGGCGTGTGGTCACAGGACAAGTGGAAGGGTCGTTTTGATGTGCGCTGGATCTTTGTTAAGGACGTTCCCAACAGTCAGCTACGGCACATTCGACTAGAGAACAACGAAAACAAGCCAGTGACCAACTCTCGGGACACACAGGAGGTACCACTGGACAAGGCCAGGCAGGTGCTAAAGATCATCGCTGGATATAAACACACCACTTCCATCTTCGATGACTTTTCTCACTACGAGAAGcgtcaggaggaggaagagtgtGTGAAAAAG GTGGAGGTCCAAGGCAGTGAGCCATATCCCAGCAACCCAAGCAACAGGAGTCATTACAGGCTGCAG GAGCGCCAAGGACGAGTCAAGTAA